Proteins from a single region of Orcinus orca chromosome 20, mOrcOrc1.1, whole genome shotgun sequence:
- the LOC105747740 gene encoding zinc finger protein 836-like, whose product MNYNVLDTYDSLYLVDISRIHVIKKLHLKANTGREEVFQTIMLRRHERNEIKHFYLRVVQENIYDLESQRRAEVRNYKGMTITHNQNLTGKRDGHGRSTAGVELIENSLALSFLDDLHIFKSEEKINEFNQADKTISSNALCSPLQGISSGVQTNISNIHESDFMHPSLLTKYQKAPRERPYKCNLCGKTFFQGSHLSRHQIIHTREKLHKCDICEKVFSLNSNLIVHQRIHTGEKPYKCNECVKVFSQKSNLVVHERIHTGEKPYKCSECGKVFNQKQILATHQRIHTGEKPYKCNECGKTFSQGSKLRRHQIIRTAEKLHKCHICCKAFSRNSDLAVHQRIHSGEKLHKCNECGKIFSRKSNLAVHKRIHTGEKPYNCNECSKVFRQKGTLAKHQRIHNGGKPFKNNEC is encoded by the coding sequence atgaattacAATGTGTTGGATACATATGATTCTTTGTATCTTGTAGATATTTCTCGTATACATGTGATCAAGAAATTACATCTAAAAGCAAACACTGGTAGAGAAGAAGTATTCCAAACCATAATGCTGCGAAgacatgaaaggaatgaaatcaaaCATTTTTACCTCAGGGTTGTCCAGGAAAATATTTATGACCTTGAGTCTCAGCGGAGAGCTGAGGTAAGAAATTACAAAGGCATGACTATAACCCATAACCAAAATCTCACTGGTAAGAGAGATGGACATGGTAGAAGTACTGCAGGAGTTGAGCTTATTGAAAACAGCCTTGCCTTAAGCTTTCTGGATGAcctgcatatttttaaaagtgaagagaAAATTAATGAGTTTAATCAAGCTGACAAGACTATTAGCAGTAATGCCTTATGTTCACCACTTCAAGGAATTTCTTCTGGTGTCCAAACCAACATTTCTAATATACATGAGAGTGATTTTATGCATCCATCATTACTGACAAAATACCAGAAAGCACCCAGGGAAAGACCTTACAAATGTAATCTGTGTGGCAAAACCTTTTTTCAGGGATCACACCTCAGTAGACATCAGATCATCCATACCAGAGAGAAATTACATAAATGTGATATATGTGAAAAAGTCTTTAGTCTAAATTCAAACCTTATAgttcatcagagaattcatactggagagaaaccttacaaatgtaatgaatgtgTAAAGGTGTTTAGTCAGAAATCAAACCTTGTAGTTCATGagagaattcacactggagagaaaccttacaaatgtagCGAGTGTGGCAAGGTCTTTAATCAAAAACAAATCCTTGCAactcatcagagaattcatactggagagaaaccttacaaatgcAATGAGTGTGGGAAAACATTTAGTCAGGGCTCAAAACTCAGGCGTCATCAGATAATCCGTACAGCAGAGAAGTTACATAAATGTCATATATGTTGCAAGGCCTTTAGCAGAAATTCAGACCTTGCAGTTCATCAGAGAATTCATTCTGGAGAGAAACTTCacaaatgtaatgagtgtggcaAGATCTTTAGTCGGAAGTCAAACCTTGCAGTTCAtaagagaattcatactggagagaaaccttacaacTGTAATGAGTGCAGCAAGGTCTTTCGTCAAAAAGGCACCCTTGCAaagcatcagagaattcataatGGAGGGAAACCTTTCAAAAATAATGAGTGTTGA